In Peromyscus eremicus chromosome 15, PerEre_H2_v1, whole genome shotgun sequence, a genomic segment contains:
- the Casq1 gene encoding calsequestrin-1 — MRATDRMGARAVAKLRLALLFVLVLGTPKSGVQGEEGLDFPEYDGVDRVINVNAKNYKNVFKKYEVLALLYHEPPEDDKASQRQFEMEELILELAAQVLEDKGVGFGLVDSEKDAAVAKKLGLTEEDSVYVFKGDEVIEYDGEFSADTLVEFLLDVLEDPVELIEGERELQAFENIEDEIKLIGYFKSKDSEHYKAYEDAAEEFHPYIPFFATFDSKVAKKLTLKMNEIDFYEAFMDEPVTIPDKPNSEEEIVNFVEEHRRSTLRKLKPESMYETWEDDLDGIHIVAFAEEADPDGYEFLETLKAVAQDNTENPDLSIIWIDPDDFPLLVPYWEKTFDIDLSAPQIGVVNVTDADSIWMEMDNEEDLPSAEELEDWLEDVLEGEINTEDDDDDDDDDDDDDDDDDDDD; from the exons ATGAGAGCTACCGACAGGATGGGGGCCAGGGCAGTGGCCAAGCTGAGGCTGGCACTGCTGTTTGTACTGGTGCTAGGGACACCCAAGTCAGGGGTCCAGGGGGAGGAAGGGCTGGACTTCCCTGAATACGATGGTGTGGACCGTGTGATCAATGTGAATGCAAAGAACTACAAGAATGTGTTCAAGAAGTATGAGGTGCTGGCCCTCCTCTACCATGAGCCCCCTGAGGACGACAAGGCCTCCCAAAGACAGTTTGAGATGGAGGAGCTAATCCTGGAG TTAGCAGCCCAAGTCCTAGAAGACAAGGGTGTTGGCTTCGGCCTGGTGGACTCTGAGAAGGATGCAGCTGTGGCCAAGAAACTag GACTAACTGAAGAGGACAGTGTTTACGTGTTTAAAGGAGATGAAGTCATCGAGTATGATGGCGAATTTTCTGCGGACACTCTGGTGGAATTTCTGCTTGAT GTCTTGGAAGACCCTGTGGAATTGATTGAAGGTGAACGGGAGCTGCAGGCATTTGAGAATATCGAGGATGAGATCAAACTCATTGGCTACTTCAAGAGCAAAGACTCAGAGC ATTACAAAGCCTACGAGGATGCAGCTGAAGAGTTTCATCCCTACATCCCTTTCTTCGCTACCTTCGACAGCAAG GTGGCAAAGAAGCTGACCCTGAAGATGAATGAGATTGATTTCTATGAGGCTTTCATGGACGAGCCTGTGACCATCCCAGACAAACCCAACAGTGAAGAGGAGATTGTCAACTTCGTGGAGGAGCACAGGAG ATCGACTCTGAGGAAACTGAAGCCTGAGAGTATGTATGAGACCTGG GAGGATGATCTGGATGGAATCCACATTGTGGCCTTTGCAGAGGAAGCTGATCCTG ATGGTTACGAGTTCTTAGAGACTCTCAAGGCTGTGGCTCAAGACAACACCGAGAACCCTGACCTTAGTATCATCTGGATTGACCCTGATGACTTCCCACTG CTGGTTCCGTACTGGGAGAAGACGTTTGACATTGACTTGTCAGCTCCACAAATAGGAGTTGTCAATGTCACAGAT GCGGACAGCATATGGATGGAGATGGACAATGAGGAGGACCTGCCTTCTGCTGAGGAGCTGGAGGACTGGCTGGAAGATGTGCTGGAGGGTGAAATCAACacagaggatgatgatgatgacgacgatgacgatgatgatgatgacgatgacgaCGATGACGATGATTAG